The sequence AGCAGTTTCGGGTCGAGCTCTTTCGGATCTCCCGGGTAGCCGATGGCGATCATGGAACCCGGAATGAACTCTGCGGAAAGCCCAAGGAGCGCATTGGCTTCGTCCACCTTGAAGCCGGCCATCTGGTGCGCGATGAGGCCCAGGGAAGGACACTGCGCCGCCAGATACGCCGAAGCGGCACCCGTGTCGTGCAGGGCATGGTGGTTCTCTTTGCCGTTGTGGGTGAAGGTCTTTCTGGCAAAGCTTACGGCGAGGAAGAAGGCATTCCTGGCCCATGCATTCCCCGGCAGGAGGAGGGATTCTAAGCGCTCGCGGGCAGGGCCGTCCTCTTTTGTGGCGTAGACGTAGCGCCACGGCTGCTCGTTGTAACTACTCGGCGCCCAACGGGCGGCCTCGAAGAGGGTCACAATTTTCTCTTCCTCAACAGGCTCTGCAGAGAAGGCGAGCGGGCTCCAGCGTTCCCGAAAGGCATCGAGAATAGGCGCGTCCGCCGGGGCAAGTTTATGAGGGTAATCCATACGGCAAGGGAGGAGTGCTGAATCGTATCACGCATCCCGCGGCAGACGAAGGGAGAGCGTGCGCAGCACCGCGCGGAAGGGGGGCGGCACCGGGGCCGTGATGCTCTTCTTCGCTTTCGCGGCAGGGGAGCGGAAGCAGAGCTTCCACGCGTGCAGGCAGAGGATGCCGACCTCCTGTGTCTCCGCCAGGCGCATGCTCGCGGAGGAGGCGTAGGTCCTATCCCCCAGAATGGGGTGGCCAATGGCGCTCAAGTGCACCCTGATCTGGTGGGTGCGTCCCGTGTGCAGGTCGCAGGCGAGCAGGGCGGCCTCCCGGCTCGCAGAGAGCAGCTGGTAGCCGGTCTGGGCGCTGCGCGTCTGGGTGGCGCCGATGACGGACATCTTCGTCCGGTTACTCATGCTCCGGCCGATGGGGGCATCGATGAGTGCCTCGTGCGATGTCGGCACGCCGGCCACAATGGCCAGATAGGTCTTTTGAATCGTCCGGTCTTTGAATTGCTTTTGCAGTGCTGTGTGCGCTTGCGGGGATTTGGCGATCAGCAGGCAGCCGGTGGTCTCGCGGTCGAGGCGGTGCACCAGCACGGAGGAGGCGGAGAAGGGAAGTTTCTTTTTCAGAAAGAGGTGCGCGATGCCGTGCAGGATCGTCGGTTCGTCTTTCTTGATGCCCAGTGCGGGGTGCACGGCGATGCCGGCGGGCTTCGCGATCACGAGGCACGCTCTGTCCTCATAGAGAATCGGGAGCTGCAGATCCACGGGAGTGACATGGCTCTCGGAGGCGGGTTCGCCTGCATCCGTCGTCTCTACCGTGTCGCCGGGATGCACGAGGTGCGCGGGTTTGCGGACGATGCGGCCGTTCAAGAGCACGCTGCCGGCGCGCACGAGCGCCCCTGCCTTCACACGGCTCAAGCCCTCCTCCGCTTTTGTGAGGAAAACATCCAGTCGTGTACGATCGGAAACAACGAAATTCATGCGCTCAGTGTAGCGTAAACAGCCTATTCGCGATGGAATAGTGCTGGTATCCTGCAGAGCATGGCAGCATCTTCAGACCTCCTCACTCGTGCCGTTGAGACAGTGGTTCCCCGGGACCTTGCCGAAAAGAAACTGAAATCAGGCAAACCGATCCGCATCTACCTCGGCATTGACCCGACGGGTGCCAAGCTCCACATCGGGCACTCGGTGCCGCTCCGTAAGCTCAAGGCGTTTCAGGAGGCCGGACATGAGGTGATTTTCCTCATCGGGAGTTTTACGGCGACCATCGGTGATCCTTCGGGCCGCGATCAGCTCCGCGAACCTCTGACGCTCGCGCAGGTGGAGGAGAACTTCCAGACCTACAAGAAGCAGGCGGCGAAGATTCTCGATTTCTCCAAAGTGAAGATCGTCT is a genomic window of Candidatus Peribacter riflensis containing:
- a CDS encoding nitroreductase, whose product is MDYPHKLAPADAPILDAFRERWSPLAFSAEPVEEEKIVTLFEAARWAPSSYNEQPWRYVYATKEDGPARERLESLLLPGNAWARNAFFLAVSFARKTFTHNGKENHHALHDTGAASAYLAAQCPSLGLIAHQMAGFKVDEANALLGLSAEFIPGSMIAIGYPGDPKELDPKLLEREHAPRERKPQKEFAFRGKMQ
- a CDS encoding RluA family pseudouridine synthase encodes the protein MNFVVSDRTRLDVFLTKAEEGLSRVKAGALVRAGSVLLNGRIVRKPAHLVHPGDTVETTDAGEPASESHVTPVDLQLPILYEDRACLVIAKPAGIAVHPALGIKKDEPTILHGIAHLFLKKKLPFSASSVLVHRLDRETTGCLLIAKSPQAHTALQKQFKDRTIQKTYLAIVAGVPTSHEALIDAPIGRSMSNRTKMSVIGATQTRSAQTGYQLLSASREAALLACDLHTGRTHQIRVHLSAIGHPILGDRTYASSASMRLAETQEVGILCLHAWKLCFRSPAAKAKKSITAPVPPPFRAVLRTLSLRLPRDA